A region from the Salifodinibacter halophilus genome encodes:
- the rplM gene encoding 50S ribosomal protein L13, whose translation MKTYSAKQNEVPADWYVVDAADKTLGRMASEIAFRLRGKHKPEFTPHMDVGDHIVVINAQQVRTTGAKSAKKIYYRHTGYPGNMKSMSLANRLEQHPERVIRDAVTRMLPTGPLGRQMARKLRVYASEDHPHTAQQPQALEF comes from the coding sequence ATGAAGACGTACTCTGCAAAGCAAAACGAAGTGCCGGCCGACTGGTACGTAGTCGATGCCGCCGACAAGACGCTCGGTCGCATGGCCAGCGAGATCGCGTTCCGGCTACGTGGCAAGCACAAGCCCGAATTCACGCCGCATATGGATGTTGGCGACCACATTGTTGTGATTAACGCACAGCAGGTGCGCACGACGGGCGCCAAGTCGGCTAAGAAGATTTATTATCGGCATACCGGCTATCCGGGTAATATGAAGTCGATGAGCCTGGCCAATCGACTCGAGCAGCATCCCGAACGCGTTATCCGTGACGCCGTTACCCGTATGTTGCCAACCGGGCCGCTTGGTCGACAGATGGCGCGCAAGCTGCGCGTCTATGCGAGCGAGGATCATCCGCACACGGCGCAGCAGCCGCAAGCACTCGAATTCTAG
- a CDS encoding PhoH family protein — MQSTTRPTLDLEPADSTRLARLCGPQDENLRVIEHALEVRIHNRGHHFEFDGQPDEAEAAVASVSELYAQSANGEISPEKAHVVARSAGNERDIEMVTNSNGSEESSAPDAASDRPDDASSDVVIKTRQGLVRGRGPNQRAYLQRLVNNDLAFGIGPAGTGKTFLAVAAAVDALESHRVQRLLLARPAVEAGERLGFLPGDLSQKVDPYLRPLYDALYEMLGVERVGRLIEQNVIEIAPLAYMRGRTLNEAYIILDEAQNTTVEQMKMFLTRIGVGSTAVVTGDTTQVDLPANQRSGLSHAVGLLRDIDGISVTEFAARDVVRHPLVQKIVQAYEGDKASTPGGNGS; from the coding sequence TTGCAATCAACGACTCGACCGACTCTGGATCTGGAGCCCGCGGATAGCACCCGCTTGGCGCGCCTGTGCGGCCCGCAAGATGAGAACTTGCGGGTAATCGAGCATGCGCTTGAGGTGCGTATTCACAATCGCGGCCACCACTTTGAGTTCGACGGCCAGCCGGACGAGGCCGAAGCCGCCGTGGCGAGTGTAAGCGAGCTCTACGCGCAGTCGGCGAATGGCGAAATCTCGCCCGAGAAAGCCCACGTCGTCGCGCGCAGTGCAGGCAATGAGCGTGATATCGAAATGGTCACAAATAGTAACGGCAGCGAAGAATCGAGCGCCCCGGACGCGGCTTCTGATCGTCCCGATGACGCGTCGTCGGATGTAGTCATCAAGACACGTCAGGGGTTGGTGCGCGGCCGAGGCCCGAATCAGCGCGCCTATCTGCAGCGACTGGTCAACAACGACCTGGCTTTTGGTATCGGCCCGGCCGGCACCGGTAAGACCTTTCTGGCCGTGGCCGCAGCCGTCGATGCGTTGGAGTCGCACCGTGTACAGCGTCTGCTGTTGGCCCGGCCGGCAGTGGAAGCGGGTGAGCGGCTGGGGTTTTTGCCTGGCGATCTGTCCCAGAAGGTCGACCCTTACCTGCGGCCACTCTACGATGCTCTCTACGAAATGCTCGGCGTCGAGCGTGTGGGGCGTTTGATCGAACAAAACGTCATCGAGATCGCACCACTGGCCTATATGCGTGGCCGCACGCTCAACGAGGCGTATATCATCCTCGACGAAGCCCAGAACACGACCGTCGAACAGATGAAGATGTTTTTGACCCGCATCGGCGTAGGCTCGACGGCCGTGGTTACCGGTGATACGACGCAGGTCGATTTACCGGCCAACCAGCGCTCGGGTTTGTCGCACGCGGTGGGTTTGTTGCGGGATATCGACGGCATCAGTGTGACTGAGTTTGCCGCCCGCGACGTCGTCCGCCATCCGTTGGTGCAAAAGATCGTGCAGGCTTATGAGGGCGATAAGGCCTCAACGCCGGGTGGTAATGGCTCATGA
- a CDS encoding FAD-binding oxidoreductase, producing the protein MAGQREIAVLGAGMVGVCVAVHLQKAGHNVVLVDRKAPGQETSYGNAGLIQREAVEPHPFPRDIGTLWRVLPNRSIDIRYRASAMVGNAGALAQYWRYSSTREFERIVPEYASLIEQCTAEHDGMIKAAAAESLVRSDGWLQLFRHSATLEAEAAKAEDFRKRFGVEFKTLDSAALAQAEPALNEQLAGAIHWTNAWSVVDPGALVQAYADDFVAAGGTIETADITDISHNANGWRLHSDSATIDADGLVLATGPWSKPWLESLGYALPLFVMRGYHMHYAYPESGQTLSYGIMDFEKGYLVTPKRAGLRLTTGAELNSPGAPPNYGQLNAAESVVQSLVTLGARSDPEPWLGARPCLPDMKPIIGPAPAHRKLWFAFGHGHQGFTLGAVTGRMIREMVDGEEPFIDPVPYRAERFI; encoded by the coding sequence ATGGCAGGACAACGTGAGATAGCCGTATTGGGCGCCGGGATGGTCGGCGTGTGTGTCGCGGTCCATCTGCAGAAGGCTGGCCACAACGTCGTGCTGGTTGATCGCAAGGCCCCCGGGCAGGAGACCTCCTACGGCAATGCGGGCCTGATTCAGCGCGAGGCTGTCGAGCCGCATCCGTTCCCGCGTGATATCGGCACGCTCTGGCGTGTGTTGCCAAATCGCAGTATTGATATCCGTTATCGCGCCTCGGCCATGGTCGGCAATGCCGGCGCGTTGGCGCAATATTGGCGCTATTCGAGTACGCGTGAGTTCGAGCGCATCGTGCCCGAGTACGCGTCGCTGATCGAGCAGTGCACGGCCGAGCACGATGGCATGATCAAGGCGGCCGCTGCGGAGTCGCTCGTGCGCAGCGATGGCTGGCTGCAATTGTTTCGGCATTCGGCAACACTTGAAGCAGAAGCGGCCAAGGCCGAAGACTTTCGCAAGCGCTTCGGTGTCGAGTTCAAGACACTAGATAGTGCGGCGCTGGCGCAGGCCGAACCCGCGTTGAATGAGCAGCTCGCGGGCGCAATCCACTGGACCAATGCGTGGTCGGTGGTCGATCCGGGCGCGTTGGTGCAGGCCTACGCTGATGATTTTGTGGCCGCCGGTGGCACGATTGAGACAGCGGACATCACGGATATCAGCCATAATGCTAATGGCTGGCGGTTGCACTCAGACAGCGCGACGATCGATGCCGATGGTCTGGTTCTGGCGACGGGGCCGTGGTCGAAGCCGTGGCTCGAAAGCCTGGGCTACGCATTGCCGTTGTTCGTCATGCGTGGATACCACATGCATTATGCGTATCCCGAGAGCGGCCAGACACTCAGCTACGGCATCATGGACTTCGAGAAGGGCTATCTGGTGACACCCAAACGCGCCGGTCTGCGCCTGACAACTGGGGCTGAGTTGAACAGCCCGGGCGCGCCGCCGAACTATGGCCAGTTGAATGCTGCCGAGTCTGTGGTCCAATCGCTTGTAACACTCGGTGCACGCAGCGATCCTGAGCCGTGGCTCGGTGCGCGCCCGTGCCTGCCGGACATGAAACCGATTATTGGTCCCGCGCCGGCACACCGCAAGCTCTGGTTCGCCTTCGGTCACGGCCATCAAGGCTTCACGCTGGGGGCGGTGACTGGCCGGATGATCCGCGAAATGGTTGATGGCGAAGAGCCGTTTATCGATCCGGTGCCGTATCGTGCGGAACGCTTTATTTAG
- the lnt gene encoding apolipoprotein N-acyltransferase has translation MTKGLAANIVVPAICGGLITLGFAPFGWWPLTLLGVVGLIALWWDAPVRPAAVRGFVFGLASFGTGLYWPYVSVHEFGHASAPVAVAVTALLVVYLALYPALVGAFAGATRRWPRLLWALVLVPGAWLLSELARGRIGTGFPWLSLGYSLVDSPVSALAPIVGVYGMSLALVVAAGVLCLLVAGSLVGRVIAVAVIAITPILIWLVPVPSHWTEPAGEALSASVVQGSFGEKIKSKSSTLGPTLERYKQLTKASDADLVVWPETAVPVPANRVQSYLSDIDAMAKRKDQALLAGTLVARESRYYNALLGLGAASGRYYKRHLVPFGEYFPVPSFVKRWIGEIVPMRFGGLAFGPAQQAPIEAHGVDIGLSICFEDVFPREIARSLPQAGVLVNVTNDAWFAGTIGPAQHLQIARVRALESGRPMLRAANTGISAIIGYAGRARQTTPQFQVATLDSPNVQPRKGATPYVALGNEPAWWTGGTVVLIGLIGAALARRRRL, from the coding sequence ATGACTAAAGGCTTGGCAGCCAATATCGTTGTGCCCGCCATCTGTGGCGGGCTGATCACACTCGGCTTCGCGCCGTTTGGCTGGTGGCCACTGACTTTGCTTGGCGTGGTCGGGTTGATCGCGCTCTGGTGGGATGCGCCGGTGCGCCCTGCGGCTGTACGCGGTTTCGTCTTCGGCCTGGCCTCTTTCGGCACGGGCCTATATTGGCCGTATGTCTCGGTCCACGAGTTCGGCCACGCCTCGGCACCGGTGGCCGTCGCAGTGACGGCTTTGCTCGTCGTCTATCTTGCGCTCTATCCGGCGTTGGTCGGCGCCTTTGCTGGCGCGACGCGGCGCTGGCCGCGGCTCCTCTGGGCGCTCGTTTTGGTGCCTGGTGCCTGGCTTTTGAGTGAATTGGCCCGCGGCCGGATTGGCACTGGTTTTCCCTGGCTGTCGCTTGGCTATTCGCTGGTCGACTCGCCGGTTTCAGCGCTAGCGCCAATCGTTGGCGTTTACGGCATGAGCTTAGCGCTGGTCGTGGCCGCCGGTGTGTTGTGCCTGCTTGTGGCCGGGTCTCTCGTTGGTCGGGTTATCGCGGTCGCGGTGATCGCGATAACGCCTATCCTTATCTGGCTCGTGCCGGTGCCGAGCCATTGGACCGAGCCGGCTGGGGAGGCCCTTTCGGCCAGCGTCGTCCAGGGCAGCTTCGGGGAGAAGATCAAATCGAAATCCTCCACGCTGGGCCCGACGCTTGAGCGCTACAAACAACTGACTAAAGCCTCGGACGCCGATTTGGTGGTATGGCCGGAAACGGCTGTGCCGGTACCCGCCAACCGGGTGCAGTCTTATTTAAGCGACATCGACGCCATGGCAAAGCGTAAGGATCAGGCTTTGCTCGCCGGTACGCTCGTCGCCCGTGAGTCGCGCTACTACAACGCGCTCCTCGGCTTGGGAGCGGCTAGCGGTCGTTATTACAAACGCCATCTCGTGCCGTTCGGCGAGTATTTCCCCGTGCCGAGTTTCGTCAAACGCTGGATCGGCGAGATTGTCCCGATGCGTTTTGGCGGTCTGGCATTCGGGCCGGCGCAACAGGCGCCCATCGAAGCGCACGGCGTCGACATTGGGCTGTCGATCTGTTTTGAGGATGTTTTCCCGCGTGAGATCGCGCGCTCGCTCCCGCAAGCCGGGGTGCTGGTCAACGTTACCAATGATGCTTGGTTCGCCGGCACCATCGGGCCGGCGCAACATCTTCAGATCGCTCGAGTGCGGGCGCTGGAATCCGGCCGCCCCATGCTGCGTGCCGCGAATACAGGCATCAGCGCGATCATCGGCTACGCCGGCCGCGCTCGCCAGACCACGCCGCAGTTCCAGGTCGCCACGCTGGATAGCCCCAACGTTCAACCGCGCAAGGGCGCTACACCGTACGTTGCGCTCGGCAACGAGCCGGCCTGGTGGACGGGCGGCACGGTCGTTTTGATCGGCCTGATTGGCGCTGCGCTCGCGCGGCGCCGGCGCCTGTGA
- a CDS encoding nitroreductase, which translates to MTDRQRLTSSPVGPAEAGEFLRGRRSVDQFESTPVDTERLEEAFEVARWAPNHHLTEPWQFYVIGPETKKAIVELNAELVAEAKGEEAADAKRQRWHAVPGWFAVTCRRADDANTAAEDYAACACAAHNIVLYLHSAGMACKWTSGPVTHDARYLRLLGADPASDYSVGLFWYGVAKRAPRTQRSEDGHRPVRCP; encoded by the coding sequence ATGACTGACCGACAGCGGCTTACGTCCAGCCCAGTGGGGCCGGCTGAGGCCGGCGAATTCCTGCGTGGGCGGCGAAGTGTCGATCAATTCGAGTCGACACCGGTCGATACGGAGCGGTTAGAAGAGGCATTCGAGGTGGCCCGTTGGGCGCCCAATCACCATCTGACCGAGCCGTGGCAGTTTTATGTGATCGGGCCCGAGACCAAAAAAGCGATCGTCGAATTGAACGCCGAGCTCGTCGCCGAGGCCAAAGGCGAGGAAGCGGCCGATGCAAAACGTCAGCGCTGGCATGCTGTGCCTGGCTGGTTCGCTGTGACTTGTCGGCGCGCGGACGACGCAAATACCGCGGCGGAGGACTATGCCGCCTGCGCCTGTGCGGCGCACAATATCGTGCTTTATCTGCACAGCGCAGGGATGGCCTGCAAATGGACCAGCGGCCCGGTTACACACGACGCACGCTATCTCCGGCTATTGGGGGCGGATCCGGCAAGCGACTATAGTGTGGGGCTTTTCTGGTATGGTGTGGCTAAACGCGCACCACGCACGCAGCGAAGCGAGGACGGGCATCGTCCCGTACGCTGCCCGTGA
- the ybeY gene encoding rRNA maturation RNase YbeY — protein sequence MTLSLTVTSELDFEAPVEHARLELAAACALEAADYPPESADDGDEIEVSLCLVDRTASAQLNNAYRGKNYATNVLSFPADAQVPGLVALGDLVICLPVVEEEAAAQHKSVGDHLLHLVVHGTLHLLGFDHVGDAEADSMEAMERRVLAGFGIGDPYAPTSDADRTD from the coding sequence ATGACACTGTCGTTAACTGTCACCAGTGAACTCGATTTTGAGGCGCCGGTCGAGCATGCGCGGTTGGAGTTGGCCGCCGCCTGCGCGCTCGAGGCAGCCGATTATCCGCCGGAATCGGCGGACGATGGCGACGAGATCGAGGTGAGTCTCTGCCTCGTGGATCGTACGGCGTCGGCGCAGTTGAACAACGCCTATCGCGGCAAAAATTACGCGACCAACGTCCTGTCATTTCCAGCCGATGCGCAGGTGCCGGGGCTCGTGGCTTTGGGCGATCTGGTGATCTGTCTACCGGTGGTGGAGGAAGAAGCTGCCGCGCAACATAAGTCCGTCGGCGATCATCTGCTGCATCTGGTCGTCCACGGCACGTTGCATCTGCTTGGCTTTGACCATGTCGGCGATGCAGAGGCTGATTCCATGGAAGCCATGGAACGTCGCGTGCTAGCTGGTTTCGGCATTGGCGATCCGTATGCGCCGACGTCCGATGCCGATCGCACGGACTAA
- the miaB gene encoding tRNA (N6-isopentenyl adenosine(37)-C2)-methylthiotransferase MiaB translates to MPESVTGPSVFVQTWGCQMNEYDSARMVDVLAKDRGATRVTRPEDADIILLNTCSVREKAAEKVFSQLGRWRDLKEENPALVIGVGGCVASQEGHAIREREPLVDMVFGPQTLHRLPQMLDNVADNGAGTVDVAFPEIDKFDHVPPASAEGATAFVSIMEGCSKYCSFCVVPYTRGEEISRPFDDVILEVVELADQGVKEVTLLGQNVNGYRGPMHDGSVCDLAMLVEHVAEIEGIERIRFTTSHPLEFSDALIDAYARVPELANDLHLPVQSGSDDVLAAMNRGYTAAHFRERIARLREVRPDISLSTDLIVGHPGEGEEEFEATMDLVEAVGFDSAFSFVYSSRPGTPAADMADNESREVKRQRLSRLQARIAEFNQAYMRSVVGTRQRVLVERESKRGDGQLAGRADCNRWVNFDAHPRLIGQFVDVDVTEALDNSLRGRLVIHEPAEVGPSTEAEAVGG, encoded by the coding sequence ATGCCTGAGTCTGTGACCGGCCCGTCCGTCTTCGTGCAGACCTGGGGTTGTCAGATGAACGAGTACGACTCGGCCCGGATGGTCGACGTGCTCGCTAAAGACCGTGGCGCCACGCGCGTGACGCGCCCTGAAGACGCGGACATCATTCTGCTCAACACCTGTTCAGTACGCGAAAAAGCCGCCGAAAAAGTGTTTTCGCAACTCGGGCGCTGGCGGGACCTGAAGGAAGAAAATCCCGCGCTCGTCATCGGCGTGGGCGGCTGCGTGGCATCCCAGGAAGGTCATGCGATCCGCGAGCGCGAGCCGCTGGTGGACATGGTCTTTGGCCCGCAAACTCTGCATCGCTTGCCGCAGATGCTGGATAACGTCGCCGACAACGGTGCCGGTACAGTCGATGTGGCCTTCCCCGAGATCGATAAATTCGACCATGTGCCGCCGGCTTCGGCCGAGGGCGCCACGGCGTTCGTGTCGATCATGGAAGGGTGCTCCAAATACTGTAGTTTCTGCGTGGTGCCCTACACCCGCGGTGAGGAAATCTCGCGCCCGTTCGATGATGTGATACTCGAGGTCGTCGAGCTCGCCGACCAAGGTGTCAAAGAGGTCACGTTGCTTGGTCAGAACGTCAATGGCTATCGCGGCCCGATGCACGATGGCAGCGTGTGTGATCTGGCCATGCTCGTTGAGCATGTCGCCGAGATCGAAGGCATTGAGCGTATCCGATTCACCACCAGCCACCCGCTGGAGTTCTCCGATGCGCTAATCGACGCTTATGCGCGCGTGCCCGAACTCGCGAATGATCTGCACTTGCCCGTGCAGTCTGGGTCCGACGATGTGCTGGCGGCGATGAATCGTGGTTACACGGCGGCACATTTCCGCGAGCGCATTGCGCGTCTGCGCGAGGTGCGCCCGGATATCAGTCTGTCGACCGATCTGATCGTGGGCCATCCAGGCGAGGGCGAAGAAGAATTCGAGGCCACCATGGATTTGGTTGAGGCTGTTGGCTTCGATAGTGCGTTTTCGTTTGTCTACAGCTCGCGCCCCGGGACGCCGGCCGCCGACATGGCTGACAACGAATCGCGCGAGGTGAAACGACAGCGTTTGAGTCGTCTGCAGGCGCGTATCGCCGAGTTCAATCAGGCCTATATGCGATCAGTGGTCGGTACGCGTCAGCGGGTGTTGGTCGAGCGCGAATCGAAGCGCGGCGATGGCCAGTTGGCTGGTCGGGCCGATTGCAACCGATGGGTCAACTTCGACGCCCACCCGCGCTTGATTGGTCAGTTTGTCGACGTGGACGTTACCGAAGCATTGGATAATTCGCTCCGCGGACGACTGGTAATCCATGAGCCGGCCGAGGTTGGGCCGTCGACCGAAGCGGAGGCCGTTGGCGGCTAG
- the rpsI gene encoding 30S ribosomal protein S9, which produces MASEQFYGTGRRKSATARVFIKPGSGDISVNGKTLDQYFGRPTSRMIVRQPLDTTDSHDRFDIKITVEGGGPNGQAGAIRHGLSRALMRYDESMRPPLRAAGYITRDARHPERKKIGLRKARKSPQYSKR; this is translated from the coding sequence ATGGCATCAGAACAGTTTTACGGCACCGGCCGTCGCAAATCCGCCACTGCACGGGTGTTCATCAAACCGGGCAGCGGTGACATCAGCGTCAACGGCAAGACGCTGGATCAATATTTCGGTCGCCCGACATCGCGGATGATCGTTCGTCAGCCGCTCGATACCACCGATTCGCATGACCGCTTCGATATCAAGATCACGGTCGAAGGCGGTGGCCCGAACGGTCAGGCTGGCGCGATTCGGCATGGCCTGTCCCGCGCGTTGATGCGTTACGACGAATCTATGCGTCCTCCCTTGCGGGCGGCTGGTTACATCACGCGTGACGCGCGTCACCCGGAGCGCAAGAAGATCGGTCTGCGAAAAGCGCGCAAATCGCCGCAGTACTCCAAGCGCTAA
- a CDS encoding CBS domain-containing protein, with translation MNDDETEQSRSNSWLRQIGHSLVGPPRDREEFLDVLTEARENELFDADALWMMRGVLNVSELRVRDIMVARSQMTVIGVDDNVDDILSTALESGHSRFPVVGDSRDEVVGVLLAKDLLTLAVSGAERGGFDIDRVLRSAVYVPEAKRVDVLLKELRASRNHMAVVVDEYGGVAGLITIEDALEEIVGEIDDEFDRSEGAQILKLDDNRFQIRSLTPVEAFNRYFETEFADDEFDTIGGLVVHEFGHVPGRGETTSIGRFSFTVVRADSRRMHLLEMTILPGDAE, from the coding sequence ATGAACGACGATGAAACTGAGCAGTCACGCAGCAATAGTTGGCTGCGACAGATCGGCCACAGCTTGGTGGGGCCGCCGCGCGACCGCGAGGAATTTCTAGACGTTCTGACCGAGGCGCGCGAAAACGAGCTGTTCGACGCCGACGCGCTGTGGATGATGCGCGGTGTGTTGAATGTCAGCGAGCTGCGGGTGCGCGACATCATGGTGGCGCGCTCGCAGATGACCGTCATCGGTGTCGACGACAATGTCGATGACATCTTGTCCACCGCGCTCGAATCCGGGCACTCGCGCTTCCCAGTGGTCGGCGATTCGCGTGATGAAGTCGTCGGTGTTCTGCTGGCCAAGGATCTATTGACCCTGGCGGTCAGTGGCGCCGAGCGCGGCGGATTCGATATCGACCGCGTGCTGCGGTCAGCGGTCTACGTACCGGAAGCCAAGCGCGTCGATGTGTTGTTGAAAGAGCTGAGAGCATCGCGCAATCACATGGCTGTTGTGGTCGACGAATACGGTGGCGTCGCGGGGCTGATCACAATCGAGGATGCGCTCGAAGAGATCGTCGGCGAGATCGACGACGAATTTGATCGTAGCGAGGGTGCCCAGATCCTCAAGCTCGACGACAACCGCTTCCAGATCCGTAGCCTGACGCCGGTCGAAGCCTTCAATCGCTACTTCGAAACCGAGTTCGCCGATGACGAGTTCGACACTATCGGTGGCTTGGTCGTGCATGAATTTGGCCATGTGCCGGGTCGGGGTGAGACGACATCCATCGGCCGCTTTTCGTTTACCGTGGTGCGCGCCGATTCGCGCCGTATGCATCTATTGGAAATGACTATCCTGCCGGGCGATGCCGAGTAA
- a CDS encoding leucine--tRNA ligase, translating into MEREPRFQDIEVDVQARWDAAEAFTVADDAPGESFYCLSMFPYPSGKLHMGHVRNYTIGDVIARYQRMCGKKVLQPMGWDAFGLPAENAAIDNGVPPAQWTRDNIDFMRGQLQRLGFAYDWCREFATCDPEYYRWEQWFFTRLYERGLVYRAKATVNWDPVDQTVLANEQVVDGRGWRSGAVVEQRAINQWFARITDYADELLDNLDELTGWPDAVRTMQANWIGRSTGLTIRFDVAGRETPLEVFTTRPDTLFGVTYMALAADHPLVVELATGDADLAAFCDECRAAEAHEVGAATDTKRGWRLPLEAVHPLTGERLPIFVANFVLMGYGTGAVMSVPAHDERDYAFAHTYELPIRAVVANADGTEPDLGAAAHVEAGPLINSDAFDGLEFEAAFEAVASRLEADGRGERETQYRLRDWGLSRQRYWGAPIPIIHCPDCGAVPVPDADLPVRLPENVTPDAKGSPLPDMPEFVECVCPQCGVAARRETDTFDTFMESSWYFARFTCPDADSIVDARADHWLPVNQYVGGVEHAVLHLLYARFFQKLLRDTGLSSVGEPFAQLLTQGMVLSDGAKMSKSKGNTIDPQSLIERYGADTVRLFMMFAAPPEQSLDWSDAGVEGAHRFLKRLWRLAADHVAVGNVAVETTVAEDDEAVALRRRLHETIAKVGDDIGRRYTFNTAIAAVMELTNELGRLAAEPGRLLHSVRQEGLEAIIRLLAPITPHVCDRLWRELGHNTLLVDEAWPVADEAALVRDTVEMVVQVNGKRRGSVEIPADAERDAVAEAARTADNVARFIDGCTIKKTIVVPGKLVNLVV; encoded by the coding sequence ATGGAGCGCGAACCCCGTTTTCAAGACATCGAAGTCGACGTACAAGCGCGCTGGGACGCCGCCGAAGCCTTTACCGTGGCCGACGACGCGCCTGGTGAAAGTTTCTACTGTCTGTCGATGTTTCCTTACCCCAGTGGCAAGCTCCATATGGGGCATGTCCGCAACTACACCATCGGCGATGTCATCGCCCGTTATCAGCGCATGTGCGGCAAGAAAGTGCTTCAGCCGATGGGCTGGGACGCGTTTGGATTGCCGGCAGAAAATGCCGCCATCGACAACGGTGTGCCGCCCGCGCAATGGACGCGCGACAATATCGACTTCATGCGCGGCCAATTGCAACGGCTCGGTTTTGCTTACGATTGGTGCCGCGAGTTCGCGACCTGTGATCCCGAGTACTACCGTTGGGAGCAGTGGTTTTTTACGCGGCTCTACGAGCGCGGCCTGGTTTACCGCGCCAAAGCGACGGTGAACTGGGATCCGGTTGATCAGACCGTGCTGGCCAACGAACAGGTCGTCGATGGCCGCGGTTGGCGATCCGGCGCAGTGGTCGAGCAGCGTGCCATCAACCAGTGGTTCGCGCGTATCACCGATTATGCCGATGAGTTACTCGACAACCTCGATGAACTGACCGGTTGGCCCGATGCTGTGCGTACCATGCAGGCGAATTGGATCGGCCGGTCAACAGGGCTGACGATCCGGTTTGATGTCGCCGGTCGCGAGACACCGCTGGAAGTGTTTACCACGCGTCCGGATACGCTGTTCGGCGTCACCTATATGGCGCTAGCAGCCGACCATCCGTTGGTCGTCGAATTGGCAACGGGCGACGCTGACTTGGCAGCATTCTGTGACGAATGCCGGGCCGCCGAAGCACACGAAGTCGGCGCCGCCACCGACACCAAGCGTGGCTGGCGCCTACCGCTGGAAGCCGTCCATCCGCTGACTGGCGAGCGGCTGCCGATTTTCGTGGCCAACTTCGTGCTGATGGGGTATGGCACGGGGGCCGTCATGAGCGTGCCCGCGCACGATGAACGCGACTATGCGTTTGCGCATACTTACGAACTGCCGATACGCGCTGTGGTGGCGAATGCCGACGGCACCGAGCCCGATCTGGGCGCGGCCGCGCACGTCGAGGCGGGCCCACTGATCAACTCGGATGCGTTCGATGGCTTGGAGTTCGAGGCGGCATTCGAGGCCGTTGCGTCGCGACTAGAAGCTGATGGCCGAGGCGAGCGCGAGACGCAGTATCGCCTGCGCGACTGGGGGCTGTCGCGCCAGCGCTATTGGGGCGCGCCGATTCCGATCATCCATTGCCCGGATTGTGGGGCTGTGCCCGTGCCGGATGCGGATCTGCCGGTCCGATTGCCAGAAAATGTCACGCCGGACGCCAAGGGGTCGCCGCTGCCGGACATGCCCGAATTCGTCGAGTGCGTGTGCCCGCAATGCGGCGTTGCTGCTCGACGCGAGACCGACACGTTCGACACCTTCATGGAGTCGTCGTGGTATTTCGCGCGTTTCACCTGCCCAGATGCCGATTCGATCGTCGATGCGCGCGCCGACCATTGGCTGCCGGTTAATCAGTATGTTGGCGGCGTCGAGCATGCAGTCCTGCATCTGCTCTACGCGCGGTTTTTCCAGAAGCTTTTGCGCGATACCGGGCTGTCCAGTGTCGGCGAGCCATTCGCGCAGCTGCTGACCCAGGGCATGGTGCTGTCTGACGGCGCCAAAATGTCGAAATCCAAGGGCAACACGATCGATCCGCAATCGCTGATTGAGCGCTATGGCGCGGATACCGTGCGCTTGTTCATGATGTTCGCCGCGCCGCCGGAGCAGTCGCTCGATTGGTCCGATGCCGGTGTCGAGGGCGCGCATCGTTTCTTGAAGCGGCTTTGGCGCCTTGCAGCCGACCATGTTGCTGTCGGCAACGTTGCTGTCGAGACGACCGTGGCTGAAGATGATGAAGCTGTCGCCTTGCGGCGCCGTTTACACGAAACTATCGCCAAGGTCGGCGATGACATTGGCCGTCGTTATACGTTCAACACGGCTATTGCTGCGGTCATGGAGTTGACCAACGAACTGGGTCGACTGGCTGCCGAGCCTGGCCGGTTGCTGCACAGCGTCCGACAAGAAGGACTCGAGGCAATCATTCGGTTATTGGCACCGATCACACCGCATGTTTGTGACCGCCTATGGCGAGAGCTGGGTCACAATACGCTGCTGGTGGACGAAGCCTGGCCGGTTGCGGATGAAGCGGCATTAGTGCGGGACACAGTTGAAATGGTGGTCCAGGTCAACGGCAAGCGGCGTGGCTCGGTTGAAATTCCGGCCGATGCCGAACGCGATGCGGTTGCCGAGGCGGCGCGTACAGCCGATAACGTCGCCCGCTTTATCGACGGATGCACGATCAAAAAGACAATCGTCGTGCCCGGCAAACTGGTCAATCTGGTGGTTTAG